In Pelecanus crispus isolate bPelCri1 chromosome 16, bPelCri1.pri, whole genome shotgun sequence, the following proteins share a genomic window:
- the LOC142595013 gene encoding ras-related protein Rab-39B-like — protein sequence MEPRWQYQFRVIMLGDSTVGKSSLLRRYTEGVFLDAVNQTVGVDFYVQFVELEPGLRVKLQFWDTAGQERFRSVTRSYYRNSAGGMLLFDLTNRTSFENVRQWHREVMDTVQPFRIVFLLVGHKSDLAGQRRVGRKEAEKLAASLGVQYVETSAKDTSNVVQAFQMLTLAIYQALQTGRLAPTEAWDGVKSSVPLPAPLKAQVPEKEEKRKRCSC from the exons ATGGAGCCGCGGTGGCAGTACCAGTTCCGGGTGATCATGCTGGGGGACTCGACGGTGGGCAAGTCCTCGCTGCTGCGGCGCTACACCGAGGGCGTCTTCCTGGACGCCGTCAACCAGACGGTGGGGGTGGACTTCTACGTCCAGTTCGTGGAGctggagccggggctgcgggtgAAGCTGCAGTTCTGGGACACGGCCGGGCAGGAGCGGTTCAG GTCCGTGACTCGCTCCTACTACCGCAACTCGGCCGGGGGGATGCTGCTCTTCGACCTCACCAACCGCACGTCCTTCGAGAACGTCCGGCAGTGGCACCGGGAGGTGATGGACACGGTCCAGCCGTTCCGCATCGTCTTCTTGCTGGTGGGGCACAAGAGCGACCTGGCAGGGCAGCGGCGGGTGGgcaggaaggaggcagagaagcTGGCGGCCTCGCTGGGGGTGCAGTACGTCGAGACCTCGGCCAAGGACACCAGCAACGTGGTCCAGGCTTTCCAGATGCTGACGCTGGCCATCTACCAGGCGCTGCAAACGGGGCGGCTGGCTCCCACCGAGGCGTGGGACGGGGTGAAGAGCAGCGTCCCGCTGCCGGCACCGCTCAAGGCTCAGGTGCcggagaaggaagagaagcgGAAAAGATGCTCGTGCTAG
- the TAF12 gene encoding transcription initiation factor TFIID subunit 12 isoform X3, with protein MASPFAGPTAVADVIKDLDTQIALIGLGPHNPKKQQDLDKLYDLKAKAQQIMNQFGPSTLINLSNFSSIKPEPASTPPQSSMANSTTVAKMPGTPSGGGRLSPESNQMLLQIADDFIESVVTAACQLARHRKSNTLEVKDVQLHLERQWNMWIPGFGSEEIRPYKKACTTEAHKQRMALIRKTTKK; from the exons ATGGCCTCTCCGTTCGCTGGCCCCACAGCGGTTGCTGATGTAATTAAAGATCTAGACACTCAGATAGCT ttgaTTGGTTTGGGTCCCCACAAccccaagaagcagcaggacCTAGATAAGCTTTATGATCTAAAAGCTAAAGCCCAACAGATTATGAACCAGTTTGGCCCTTCTACCTTGATCAACCTCTCCAACTTCTCCTCGATAAAGCCGGAACCAGCCAGCACCCCCCCGCAGAGCTCCATGGCCAACAGCACCACCGTGGCAAAGATGCCGGGGACGCCCAGCGGAGGAGGACGGCTCAGTCCTGAAAGCAACCAG ATGCTATTGCAGATCGCCGATGATTTCATAGAGAGCGTGGTGACGGCTGCCTGCCAGCTTGCACGGCATCGCAAGTCAAACACCCTGGAAGTGAAAGACGTCCAGTTGCATCTTG AGCGTCAGTGGAACATGTGGATCCCGGGCTTTGGTTCGGAAGAAATCAGGCCTTACAAAAAAGCCTGCACTACAGAAGCTCACAAACAG AGAATGGCACTGATTCGCAAAACCACCAAGAAATAG
- the TAF12 gene encoding transcription initiation factor TFIID subunit 12 isoform X1: protein MASPFAGPTAVADVIKDLDTQIALIGLGPHNPKKQQDLDKLYDLKAKAQQIMNQFGPSTLINLSNFSSIKPEPASTPPQSSMANSTTVAKMPGTPSGGGRLSPESNQVLTKKKLQDLVREVDPNEQLDEDVEEMLLQIADDFIESVVTAACQLARHRKSNTLEVKDVQLHLERQWNMWIPGFGSEEIRPYKKACTTEAHKQRMALIRKTTKK from the exons ATGGCCTCTCCGTTCGCTGGCCCCACAGCGGTTGCTGATGTAATTAAAGATCTAGACACTCAGATAGCT ttgaTTGGTTTGGGTCCCCACAAccccaagaagcagcaggacCTAGATAAGCTTTATGATCTAAAAGCTAAAGCCCAACAGATTATGAACCAGTTTGGCCCTTCTACCTTGATCAACCTCTCCAACTTCTCCTCGATAAAGCCGGAACCAGCCAGCACCCCCCCGCAGAGCTCCATGGCCAACAGCACCACCGTGGCAAAGATGCCGGGGACGCCCAGCGGAGGAGGACGGCTCAGTCCTGAAAGCAACCAG GTTTTAACCAAGAAGAAATTGCAGGACCTGGTGCGTGAGGTGGATCCCAACGAGCAGCTGGATGAGGATGTGGAGGAA ATGCTATTGCAGATCGCCGATGATTTCATAGAGAGCGTGGTGACGGCTGCCTGCCAGCTTGCACGGCATCGCAAGTCAAACACCCTGGAAGTGAAAGACGTCCAGTTGCATCTTG AGCGTCAGTGGAACATGTGGATCCCGGGCTTTGGTTCGGAAGAAATCAGGCCTTACAAAAAAGCCTGCACTACAGAAGCTCACAAACAG AGAATGGCACTGATTCGCAAAACCACCAAGAAATAG
- the TAF12 gene encoding transcription initiation factor TFIID subunit 12 isoform X2, protein MLIKCILPEDFRAFSPAWWLIGLGPHNPKKQQDLDKLYDLKAKAQQIMNQFGPSTLINLSNFSSIKPEPASTPPQSSMANSTTVAKMPGTPSGGGRLSPESNQVLTKKKLQDLVREVDPNEQLDEDVEEMLLQIADDFIESVVTAACQLARHRKSNTLEVKDVQLHLERQWNMWIPGFGSEEIRPYKKACTTEAHKQRMALIRKTTKK, encoded by the exons ATGCTAATAAAGTGCATTCTGCCCGAGGATTTCAGAGCTTTCTCCCCTGCATGGTGG ttgaTTGGTTTGGGTCCCCACAAccccaagaagcagcaggacCTAGATAAGCTTTATGATCTAAAAGCTAAAGCCCAACAGATTATGAACCAGTTTGGCCCTTCTACCTTGATCAACCTCTCCAACTTCTCCTCGATAAAGCCGGAACCAGCCAGCACCCCCCCGCAGAGCTCCATGGCCAACAGCACCACCGTGGCAAAGATGCCGGGGACGCCCAGCGGAGGAGGACGGCTCAGTCCTGAAAGCAACCAG GTTTTAACCAAGAAGAAATTGCAGGACCTGGTGCGTGAGGTGGATCCCAACGAGCAGCTGGATGAGGATGTGGAGGAA ATGCTATTGCAGATCGCCGATGATTTCATAGAGAGCGTGGTGACGGCTGCCTGCCAGCTTGCACGGCATCGCAAGTCAAACACCCTGGAAGTGAAAGACGTCCAGTTGCATCTTG AGCGTCAGTGGAACATGTGGATCCCGGGCTTTGGTTCGGAAGAAATCAGGCCTTACAAAAAAGCCTGCACTACAGAAGCTCACAAACAG AGAATGGCACTGATTCGCAAAACCACCAAGAAATAG
- the TAF12 gene encoding transcription initiation factor TFIID subunit 12 isoform X4 gives MNQFGPSTLINLSNFSSIKPEPASTPPQSSMANSTTVAKMPGTPSGGGRLSPESNQVLTKKKLQDLVREVDPNEQLDEDVEEMLLQIADDFIESVVTAACQLARHRKSNTLEVKDVQLHLERQWNMWIPGFGSEEIRPYKKACTTEAHKQRMALIRKTTKK, from the exons ATGAACCAGTTTGGCCCTTCTACCTTGATCAACCTCTCCAACTTCTCCTCGATAAAGCCGGAACCAGCCAGCACCCCCCCGCAGAGCTCCATGGCCAACAGCACCACCGTGGCAAAGATGCCGGGGACGCCCAGCGGAGGAGGACGGCTCAGTCCTGAAAGCAACCAG GTTTTAACCAAGAAGAAATTGCAGGACCTGGTGCGTGAGGTGGATCCCAACGAGCAGCTGGATGAGGATGTGGAGGAA ATGCTATTGCAGATCGCCGATGATTTCATAGAGAGCGTGGTGACGGCTGCCTGCCAGCTTGCACGGCATCGCAAGTCAAACACCCTGGAAGTGAAAGACGTCCAGTTGCATCTTG AGCGTCAGTGGAACATGTGGATCCCGGGCTTTGGTTCGGAAGAAATCAGGCCTTACAAAAAAGCCTGCACTACAGAAGCTCACAAACAG AGAATGGCACTGATTCGCAAAACCACCAAGAAATAG